Below is a genomic region from Candidatus Binatia bacterium.
GCTCCGGGCTAAGGATTGTTATGCCGGTAACATTACCACCCGGCTTGGCCAAGCTGGCGACGAGTCCGGTCGCCACTGGATCGCCCGCTGACGCGAAAACGATCGGAATCGTGCTAGTCGCCTGCTTCACGGCTCGTATCGCAGACGTACTCGCCGTCACGATTACGTCCACTTTCAGACGGACCAGCTCTGCAGCGAGAGCGTGAAGTCGATCGGGAATTGATTCGCCCGCTCGACGCGTAATAGCGATGTCGCGCCCCTCGATATAACCGAGTTCGCGCAGACCGTCTCGGAAACTATCATGCTCAGGTTGCGCACACTTCGCTGGGCATAAAAAACCTATTTGGCGAACTCTCGTTGACTGCTGCGCCCTGGCCGGAAAGCTCAGGGCGAGGAGCGATACACAAAACGCGTAGCAAACGAATTTTAGTTTTTTTCTGTTGCCTAATGCCTGTTTCAGCTTGAGGCTGATCCGCCAATCTTTTTGGCGGAGCCTACTTCCTGTTTTCACTTGATCACCTTATCCGCCCTTGCCAGCACGTTCGGCGGAATCGTGAGCCCGATCTGCTTCGCCGTTTTCAAATTGATCACCAGCTCGAACTTCGTCGGCTGCTCCACCGGGAGATCGGCCGGCTTCGCGCCTTTTAGAATCTTATCCACGTATGTCGCGGCGCGCCGGGCCAAGTCGTTCAAGTTCACGCCGTAGCTCATAAGCCCTCCGGCTTCCACATAACTTTGCAGTTGATCCATCACCGGAAGCCGGCTCTTTACGGCGAGTTCTGCAATCTGTGGTTGCTGAGAATTTATGAGCGGGCCCGACACATTCATAAGGACTGCGTCGGCTTGCCTCTTGTTGGCGGCCCGGAATGCGGTTTCAATATCCTTGGGACTCAGTACGTCAACGTATTGAACCTTCACGCCTAACGGTCCTGCGGCTAGTTCGATCTCTCTTAACTCTTGTGCGTTGCCCTGCTGGGTCGAAGTCCCGAAGACCGCCACGCGGGAGAGCTTGGGAACGATCTCCTTCAAAAGCTCCAGCCGTTTTCCGCTTAACTCCGGGGAAAGGATGGACAAACCAGTGATGTTCCCGCCCGGACGCGCAAGGCTGGCGACAAACCCATTGCCAACAGGATCGCCAACCTGCATCATCACAATGGAAATCGTAGAAGTTGCTTCCTTGGCTGCACGGGTGTTTGTCGCACCACCCGTGATGACGACATCGACCTTCAACTGCACAAGTTCGGCCACCAGCGCGCGCTCGCGATCGCGTTTTCCCTCAGCAAATCGCCACTCGACGACAATGTTCTTCCCCTCAACATAGCCGAGGTCCCGCAGCCCCTGCCGCAATGCCTCCATCCGCGCCGACATACTGGAAAGGGAAGAACCAAATAGGACTCCTATCCGCGGGACTTTCGCTCGCTGCTGCGCTTCGGCTAGCTGCAACGACAGCAGAATTACAGCAGCAACAACGAAGAGGTAAACTCTAGCTGCCGACGTAAACTTGTTTTCACGGGAGGGGCGTGTTAAAAAGTTTCTCATCATGCGCTACTCCGTGTTTCTCGAACCTGTAAATGAGCCGGAATTTCAGGGCTATTACTACGCACACGTCCCCGCGCTCGATTTGACAACACACGGCCAGGGCATTGAGGGAGCGCTTGCTGCCGCGAAGGAATTGATTGAGGCCTGGATTGCCGAGAAAAAGGCTCACGGCGAGCCTGTACCCACCGAAGCAAAATCCCAGATCGCCCACGTCGAAATCCCTGATGCCTTACTCCGCCCGTGAGGTGCTGGCAAAACTCCTTCGTGCTGGCTTTGTAGAAACACGACAAACCGGAAGCCACAAAGTTCTGCGCCATCCAGACGGGCGACAGACTTATGTAGCCATGCATCCCGGCACGCTGCCTACCGGAACGTTCCGAAAAATTCTCAAGCAAGCAGGCTTCAGCGAAGAACAGTTTCGCGCGCTGTAAGAACTCTTTCATCCTAACTTGTTTCCTCAATCCAAAACCTGTGGTGAGCGATGTCGAACCATCGGCAATCGAAAATCTAAAATTATTTAATGACTCTGTCCGCCCGCGCGAGCACGTTGGGCGGAATCGTGAGACCGATTTGTTTTGCCGTTTTCAAGTTGATCACCAGCTCGAACTTCCTAGGTAGCTCTACTGGTAGAT
It encodes:
- a CDS encoding type II toxin-antitoxin system HicA family toxin: MPYSAREVLAKLLRAGFVETRQTGSHKVLRHPDGRQTYVAMHPGTLPTGTFRKILKQAGFSEEQFRAL
- a CDS encoding type II toxin-antitoxin system HicB family antitoxin, with product MRYSVFLEPVNEPEFQGYYYAHVPALDLTTHGQGIEGALAAAKELIEAWIAEKKAHGEPVPTEAKSQIAHVEIPDALLRP
- a CDS encoding ABC transporter substrate-binding protein encodes the protein MMRNFLTRPSRENKFTSAARVYLFVVAAVILLSLQLAEAQQRAKVPRIGVLFGSSLSSMSARMEALRQGLRDLGYVEGKNIVVEWRFAEGKRDRERALVAELVQLKVDVVITGGATNTRAAKEATSTISIVMMQVGDPVGNGFVASLARPGGNITGLSILSPELSGKRLELLKEIVPKLSRVAVFGTSTQQGNAQELREIELAAGPLGVKVQYVDVLSPKDIETAFRAANKRQADAVLMNVSGPLINSQQPQIAELAVKSRLPVMDQLQSYVEAGGLMSYGVNLNDLARRAATYVDKILKGAKPADLPVEQPTKFELVINLKTAKQIGLTIPPNVLARADKVIK